One genomic region from Salvelinus sp. IW2-2015 linkage group LG24, ASM291031v2, whole genome shotgun sequence encodes:
- the LOC111951425 gene encoding interferon-related developmental regulator 1, with protein sequence MPRSKKRSSRGGQHGAVQPFSDEDASIETLSHCSSFSDAMSVAEEGGEAGEETAQEDLQYKLKVFIDSIVDKSAKTRQGALDGLKAAMATRILYEFISDRRMTITDSIERCLKKGKGQEQRAAASLACLLCIQLGSGIESEEVFKTLKPIFKNILLDGAANIQARQACATSLGLCTLVAEDDILDVYATMESFESLFMRSYVKEDGSRPSLNPQTTLLHTNALLSWALLLTICTCSQVKAVTHKHLPKLPRLLENDDVNMRIAAGETIALLFELARDMDPEFEYDDWEPLCDKLNSLATDCNKHRAKTDKRKQRSVFRDVLKAVEERDFQTETIRFSTERMTIDSWVRKRTYDAFREFVGSGMNYHLQANEFIRDVFELGPPMLVDAATLKSMKISRFERHLYNAAAFKARTKARNKFRDKRVDVGEF encoded by the exons ATGCCAAGGTCCAAGAAGAGGAGTTCCAGGG GGGGGCAGCATGGAGCTGTGCAGCCTTTCAGCGATGAGGATGCCTCCATCGAGACCCTCAGCCACTGCAGCAGCTTCAGTGATGCCATGAGTGTGGCAGAGGAAG GAGGGGAGGCAGGTGAGGAGACAGCCCAGGAGGATTTACAGTACAAGCTGAAGGTTTTCATTGACAGCATTGTGGATAAGAG TGCCAAGACCAGACAGGGAGCCCTGGATGGGCTGAAGGCTGCCATGGCAACTAGGATCCTGTACGAGTTCATTTCAGACAGGAGGATGACCATCACTGACAGCATTGAGCGCTGTCTCAAGAAAG GTAAAGGACAGGAGCAGCGTGCAGCAGCCTCCCTGGCCTGTCTGCTGTGTATTCAGCTGGGCTCAGGCATTGAGAGCGAAGAGGTGTTCAAGACCCTCAAACCCATCTTCAAGAACATTYTGCTGGATGGAGCAGCCAACATCCAAGCCAGACAAGCT TGCGCAACAAGTTTGGGCCTGTGCACGCTGGTGGCRGAAGATGACATCCTG GATGTGTATGCCACCATGGAGAGCTTTGAGAGTTTGTTCATGCGTTCCTATGTGAAGGAGGATGGGAGTCGCCCCTCTCTCAACCCCCAGACCACCCTGCTCCACACCAATGCCCTCCTCTCCTGGGCCCTGCTGCTCACAATCTGCACATGCAGCCAGGTCAAAGCAGTCACACACAA GCACCTGCCCAAACTCCCCCGGTTGTTGGAGAATGATGACGTCAACATGAGGATAGCAGCGGGAGAGACCATCGCTCTGCTGTTTGAGCTGGCTAGGGACATGGACCCA GAGTTTGAGTATGACGACTGGGAGCCCCTGTGTGACAAGCTCAACTCTCTGGCCACCGACTGCAACAAGCACCGTGCCAAGACTGACAAGAGGAAGCAGAGGTCTGTGTTCAGGGACGTGCTCAAGGCTGTGGAG gagagagacTTTCAGACTGAGACGATCCGCTTCAGCACCGAGCGTATGACCATCGACAGCTGGGTGAGGAAGAGGACTTACGATGCGTTCAGGGAGTTTGTGGGCTCTGGCATGAACTACCACCTACAGGCCAATGAGTTTATTCGTGACGTGTTTGAACTGGGACCACCCATGCTGGTTGACGCGGCCACACTGAAATCCATGAAAATCTCCCGCTTCGAACGG CATCTCTACAACGCGGCTGCGTTCAAGGCTCGGACAAAGGCCAGGAACAAGTTCCGAGACAAGAGGGTTGACGTCGGGGAGTTTTGA